In a genomic window of Verrucomicrobiia bacterium:
- a CDS encoding response regulator transcription factor yields the protein MATAKLTLTMKVLIADDTDSVRFALRLVLEHLGHEVIGYATNGQDAIDKCASMHPELIVMDVRMPLIDGLTCTTMLSKSSPDSKVVIVTGSRTTESEAREAGARGFVEKPFDVRELDRAICGALAAA from the coding sequence ATGGCCACTGCTAAACTAACGCTCACGATGAAGGTCTTGATTGCAGATGATACGGATTCCGTTCGGTTCGCCCTGCGCCTGGTGCTCGAACATCTCGGCCACGAGGTGATCGGCTACGCCACCAATGGCCAGGACGCCATCGATAAGTGCGCCAGCATGCATCCCGAGTTGATCGTGATGGACGTGCGCATGCCTCTCATCGACGGACTCACCTGCACGACCATGCTCTCCAAATCCAGCCCCGACTCAAAAGTCGTCATCGTCACCGGCAGCCGCACCACGGAATCCGAAGCTCGCGAAGCGGGCGCCCGTGGATTCGTCGAGAAGCCGTTCGACGTCCGCGAGCTGGACCGCGCAATCTGCGGCGCACTCGCCGCCGCGTAA